In a single window of the Bacteroidota bacterium genome:
- a CDS encoding SOS response-associated peptidase encodes MCYHNTLSKIALEVEQRYKAKFVTPELFQPVYHQSAFLFGSWPVITSEFKDIIQLFRWGLIPQWTKDIENAEKVKAFNLNARSETAFEKPSFAASIKYSRCLIPSTGFFEWKHEGKEKNPYYIYLKDQTIFSMAGIWASWVHKEKGHLYHTFSILTTGANELVGEIHNTKKRMPVILRPDKEKEWLSYNADKGFIQEMLLPYPSEKMAAHPISKLITSKTQNNNVPEVLFPL; translated from the coding sequence ATGTGTTATCATAATACCTTGTCAAAAATTGCTTTGGAGGTTGAACAAAGATATAAGGCTAAATTTGTGACACCTGAACTTTTCCAGCCAGTTTACCATCAAAGTGCATTCCTTTTCGGTAGTTGGCCTGTCATTACTTCAGAATTTAAAGATATTATACAATTATTCCGTTGGGGATTGATACCCCAGTGGACAAAGGATATAGAAAATGCAGAAAAAGTAAAGGCTTTCAATTTGAATGCACGTAGCGAAACTGCATTTGAAAAACCTTCTTTTGCAGCATCTATAAAATATAGTCGCTGCTTAATTCCTTCAACTGGTTTTTTTGAATGGAAGCATGAAGGAAAAGAAAAAAATCCATATTATATATACTTGAAAGATCAAACTATTTTTTCGATGGCGGGAATTTGGGCCAGTTGGGTTCACAAAGAAAAGGGACATTTATATCATACTTTTTCAATATTAACCACAGGGGCTAATGAACTAGTGGGCGAAATTCATAATACAAAAAAAAGAATGCCTGTAATTCTTCGTCCCGATAAAGAAAAGGAATGGCTGAGTTACAATGCAGATAAAGGATTCATTCAAGAAATGCTCCTACCCTATCCCAGTGAAAAAATGGCTGCTCATCCTATAAGCAAGTTAATTACTTCCAAAACGCAAAACAACAATGTACCTGAAGTGTTGTTTCCTTTATAG